One window from the genome of Cricetulus griseus strain 17A/GY chromosome 2, alternate assembly CriGri-PICRH-1.0, whole genome shotgun sequence encodes:
- the Znf189 gene encoding zinc finger protein 189 isoform X2, which produces MASPSPLLEPKEWDYLDPTRRSLYKDVMMDSYGNMVSLDVLSKNKDEEPTVKEEIEEDIEPPGVIVTRIKSEIDQDPIATETFELVGRLDKQRGIFLWEIPRESLTQEQKMFRGHANVRKRPNSEEKCHKCEECGKGFARKAHFIQHQRVHTGEKPFQCNECGKSFSRSSFVIEHQRIHTGERPYECNYCGKTFSVSSTLIRHQRIHTGERPYQCNQCKQSFSQRRSLVKHQRIHTGEKPHKCSDCGKAFSWKSHLIEHQRTHTGEKPYHCTKCKKSFSRNSLLVEHQRIHTGERPHKCGECGKAFRLSTYLIQHQKIHTGEKPFLCIECGKSFSRSSFLIEHQRIHTGERPYQCKECGKSFSQLCNLTRHQRIHTGDKPHKCEECGKAFSRSSGLIQHQRIHIREKTSLYNETKESFDPNCSLVVQQEVCPKEKSYKCDECGKTFSVSAHLVQHQRTHTGEKPYLCTVCGKSFSRSSFLIEHQRIHTGERPYLCRQCGKSFSQLCNLIRHQGVHTGNKPHKCEECGKAFSRNSGLIQHQRIHTGEKPYRCEKCDKSFSQQRSLVNHQKIHTEVKKQEIYECDACGEAFNCQISLIQHQKLHIMWMQ; this is translated from the exons ATGGCGTCCCCGAGCCCACTGCTGGAGCCAAAG GAGTGGGATTATCTGGATCCAACTCGGAGAAGCCTGTATAAAGATGTCATGATGGACAGTTATGGAAACATGGTCTCACTGG ATGTTCTAAgcaaaaataaagatgaagagcCAACTGTGAaagaagaaattgaggaagacatagAACCACCAGGTGTAATAGTAACAAGAATCAAAAGTGAAATTGACCAGGATCCTATAGCTACAGAAACCTTTGAACTTGTTGGTAGGTTAGATAAACAAAGAGGGATCTTCTTATGGGAAATACCACGTGAATCTTTGACCCAGGAACAGAAAATGTTCAGAGGGCATGCTAATGTTCGTAAGAGACCAAACTCAGAAGAGAAGTGTCATAAGTGTGAAGAATGTGGAAAGGGTTTTGCCCGCAAAGCCCATTTCATTCAGCATCAAAGGGtccatactggggagaaaccttTTCAGTGCAATGAGTGTGGGAAAAGCTTTAGTCGAAGTTCATTTGTTATTGAACATCagagaattcacactggagaacGGCCCTACGAGTGTAATTACTGTGGGAAAACCTTTAGTGTGAGCTCTACTCTTATTAGACATCAGAGAATCCACACCGGAGAAAGGCCTTACCAGTGTAATCAGTGTAAACAGAGCTTTAGCCAGAGAAGGAGCCTGGTTAAACATCAAAGGATTCACACAGGTGAGAAGCCCCATAAATGTAGTGACTGTGGAAAAGCCTTCAGCTGGAAATCACATCTTATTGAGCATCAGAGAACACACACTGGTGAGAAACCGTATCACTGTACCAAATGCAAGAAAAGTTTTAGTCGAAACTCATTGCTTGTTGAACACcagagaattcatactggagaaagACCTCATAAATGTGGTGAATGTGGGAAAGCTTTTAGATTAAGTACATACCTCATACAACACCAAAAAATCCACACTGGTGAGAAGCCTTTTCTCTGTATTGAATGTGGAAAAAGCTTCAGTCGGAGCTCATTCCTTATTGAACATCAGAGGATCCATACTGGTGAACGTCCTTATCAGTGCAAAGAGTGCGGCAAGAGTTTCAGTCAGCTTTGCAACCTTACTCGTCATCAGAGAATTCACACAGGAGATAAACCCCACAAATGTGAGGagtgtggaaaagccttcagTAGAAGCTCAGGACTTATTCAGCATCAGAGAATACACATCAGGGAAAAGACTTCTCTGTACAACGAAACTAAGGAAAGTTTTGATCCTAATTGCAGTCTTGTTGTACAGCAGGAAGTCTGCCCAAAGGAAAAATCTTACAAATGCGATGAATGTGGGAAAACGTTTAGTGTTAGTGCTCATCTTGTACAACATCAAAGGACCCACACCGGTGAAAAGCCCTACCTGTGTACTGTCTGTGGGAAAAGCTTCAGTCGGAGCTCATTTCTTATTGAACATCAGAGGATTCACACTGGTGAGAGACCTTATTTGTGCAGACAGTGTGGCAAAAGTTTTAGCCAACTTTGTAATCTTATTCGACATCAGGGTGTTCACACTGGTAATAAACCCCATAAATGTgaggaatgtgggaaagcctttagcAGGAACTCAGGTCTTATTCAACACCAGAGAatacatacaggagagaaaccttacaggTGTGAAAAATGTGACAAAAGTTTTAGTCAACAACGCAGCCTTGTCAACCATCAGAAGATCCATACAGAGgtgaaaaaacaagaaatttatGAATGTGATGCTTGTGGTGAAGCCTTTAACTGTCAGATTTCTCTAATTCAGCATCAAAAATTGCATATTATGTGGATGCAATAA
- the Mrpl50 gene encoding 39S ribosomal protein L50, mitochondrial: MAALCVCRFAGRGWLWKAPLATRRDFWSRSRKEKEPEVPETVEEVKKEPVLVCPPLRSRSYTPPDGLQSRLESRIKEVLGSSLPSNWQDISLDDSHVKFRLLAHLADDLGHAVPNSRLHQMCRVRDVLDFYSVPVQDRSKFDELIASNLPPNLKISWGY; encoded by the exons ATGGCGGCGCTCTGTGTATGCCGGTTTGCTGGAAGAGGCTGGCTGTGGAAGGCTCCCTTGGCTACACGTAGAGACTTTTGGTCTCGATCCAG aaaggagaaagagcCGGAGGTACCTGAGACAGTGGAAGAAGTGAAAAAAGAACCTGTTTTGGTGTGTCCACCCTTACGAAGCCGATCGTACACACCACCTGACGGTCTCCAGAGTCGCTTGGAATCACGTATCAAAGAAGTTCTTGGTTCATCTCTTCCTAGTAATTGGCAAGATATCTCCCTGGATGATAGTCATGTGAAGTTCAGACTCTTGGCACATTTAGCAGATGACTTGGGCCATGCAGTACCTAACTCCAGGCTTCATCAAATGTGCAGGGTCAGAGATGTTCTTGATTTCTATAGTGTTCCAGTTCAAGATAGATCTAAATTTGATGAACTCATTGCCAGTAATTTGCCTCCCAATTTGAAAATCAGTTGGGGTTACTGA
- the Znf189 gene encoding zinc finger protein 189 isoform X1 → MASPSPLLEPKEEWDYLDPTRRSLYKDVMMDSYGNMVSLDVLSKNKDEEPTVKEEIEEDIEPPGVIVTRIKSEIDQDPIATETFELVGRLDKQRGIFLWEIPRESLTQEQKMFRGHANVRKRPNSEEKCHKCEECGKGFARKAHFIQHQRVHTGEKPFQCNECGKSFSRSSFVIEHQRIHTGERPYECNYCGKTFSVSSTLIRHQRIHTGERPYQCNQCKQSFSQRRSLVKHQRIHTGEKPHKCSDCGKAFSWKSHLIEHQRTHTGEKPYHCTKCKKSFSRNSLLVEHQRIHTGERPHKCGECGKAFRLSTYLIQHQKIHTGEKPFLCIECGKSFSRSSFLIEHQRIHTGERPYQCKECGKSFSQLCNLTRHQRIHTGDKPHKCEECGKAFSRSSGLIQHQRIHIREKTSLYNETKESFDPNCSLVVQQEVCPKEKSYKCDECGKTFSVSAHLVQHQRTHTGEKPYLCTVCGKSFSRSSFLIEHQRIHTGERPYLCRQCGKSFSQLCNLIRHQGVHTGNKPHKCEECGKAFSRNSGLIQHQRIHTGEKPYRCEKCDKSFSQQRSLVNHQKIHTEVKKQEIYECDACGEAFNCQISLIQHQKLHIMWMQ, encoded by the exons ATGGCGTCCCCGAGCCCACTGCTGGAGCCAAAG gaGGAGTGGGATTATCTGGATCCAACTCGGAGAAGCCTGTATAAAGATGTCATGATGGACAGTTATGGAAACATGGTCTCACTGG ATGTTCTAAgcaaaaataaagatgaagagcCAACTGTGAaagaagaaattgaggaagacatagAACCACCAGGTGTAATAGTAACAAGAATCAAAAGTGAAATTGACCAGGATCCTATAGCTACAGAAACCTTTGAACTTGTTGGTAGGTTAGATAAACAAAGAGGGATCTTCTTATGGGAAATACCACGTGAATCTTTGACCCAGGAACAGAAAATGTTCAGAGGGCATGCTAATGTTCGTAAGAGACCAAACTCAGAAGAGAAGTGTCATAAGTGTGAAGAATGTGGAAAGGGTTTTGCCCGCAAAGCCCATTTCATTCAGCATCAAAGGGtccatactggggagaaaccttTTCAGTGCAATGAGTGTGGGAAAAGCTTTAGTCGAAGTTCATTTGTTATTGAACATCagagaattcacactggagaacGGCCCTACGAGTGTAATTACTGTGGGAAAACCTTTAGTGTGAGCTCTACTCTTATTAGACATCAGAGAATCCACACCGGAGAAAGGCCTTACCAGTGTAATCAGTGTAAACAGAGCTTTAGCCAGAGAAGGAGCCTGGTTAAACATCAAAGGATTCACACAGGTGAGAAGCCCCATAAATGTAGTGACTGTGGAAAAGCCTTCAGCTGGAAATCACATCTTATTGAGCATCAGAGAACACACACTGGTGAGAAACCGTATCACTGTACCAAATGCAAGAAAAGTTTTAGTCGAAACTCATTGCTTGTTGAACACcagagaattcatactggagaaagACCTCATAAATGTGGTGAATGTGGGAAAGCTTTTAGATTAAGTACATACCTCATACAACACCAAAAAATCCACACTGGTGAGAAGCCTTTTCTCTGTATTGAATGTGGAAAAAGCTTCAGTCGGAGCTCATTCCTTATTGAACATCAGAGGATCCATACTGGTGAACGTCCTTATCAGTGCAAAGAGTGCGGCAAGAGTTTCAGTCAGCTTTGCAACCTTACTCGTCATCAGAGAATTCACACAGGAGATAAACCCCACAAATGTGAGGagtgtggaaaagccttcagTAGAAGCTCAGGACTTATTCAGCATCAGAGAATACACATCAGGGAAAAGACTTCTCTGTACAACGAAACTAAGGAAAGTTTTGATCCTAATTGCAGTCTTGTTGTACAGCAGGAAGTCTGCCCAAAGGAAAAATCTTACAAATGCGATGAATGTGGGAAAACGTTTAGTGTTAGTGCTCATCTTGTACAACATCAAAGGACCCACACCGGTGAAAAGCCCTACCTGTGTACTGTCTGTGGGAAAAGCTTCAGTCGGAGCTCATTTCTTATTGAACATCAGAGGATTCACACTGGTGAGAGACCTTATTTGTGCAGACAGTGTGGCAAAAGTTTTAGCCAACTTTGTAATCTTATTCGACATCAGGGTGTTCACACTGGTAATAAACCCCATAAATGTgaggaatgtgggaaagcctttagcAGGAACTCAGGTCTTATTCAACACCAGAGAatacatacaggagagaaaccttacaggTGTGAAAAATGTGACAAAAGTTTTAGTCAACAACGCAGCCTTGTCAACCATCAGAAGATCCATACAGAGgtgaaaaaacaagaaatttatGAATGTGATGCTTGTGGTGAAGCCTTTAACTGTCAGATTTCTCTAATTCAGCATCAAAAATTGCATATTATGTGGATGCAATAA